TCGCGAATACCTTAGCCATTGTTGCGTGTGTTCCCAGTCATGCCTTGCGGCGCAGTATCAGCAGATGGCGCTGGCCCTGGCAACCCGGAACGGTCAGGGCCTGCTCGCTTTCCACTGTGAAGTCTGCGGGCAATGCTACCAGTTCATCGGCAGGATGCAGCCCCTTCATTGCAAGCCATTGCGTCCCGGTGTCGCCCAGATGGCGGGTCCAGTTGGTGAAGTTCTCCATGCTGCTGAAGGCGCGAGAGACGATTCCGCTAAATGGTTGCGACGGCTGAAACGCTTCGACCCTGCTGTGGATAACCGTGAGGTTGTCCAGCTTGAGCTCCATTTTCACTTGGGTCAGGAAGCGAGTCTTCTTGCCGTTGGCGTCCAGTACCGTCACCTGTTTGTGCGGATGCAGGATAGCCAACGGAATGCCAGGCATGCCACCGCCGCTACCAACATCCAGCCAGTTCTGACGATCACTGTGGATAAACGGCATCACGCTGAGGCTGTCGAGCAAATGGCGCGAGACCATTTCGTCAGGATCGCGCACAGCGGTCAGGTTGTAGGCTTTGTTCCACTTGATCAACAGGGCCAGGTAACCCAGCAGCTTCTCGTGCTGCTCGGCGCTCAGCTCGACATCGAGCTGGCGCGCACCTGTGGACAACTCTTCTGCATGTTGTGGGGTGACCAGAGAACTCAAGCGCTTTGCTCCAATTCGCGGCCAGCGCCGCGCTTTTTCAGATGAATCAGCAACAGGGAAATCGCCGCCGGAGTAACACCAGGGATTCGAGACGCCTGGCCCAAGGTCTCTGGACGCGTCTGGCCGAGCTTGCCCTGAATTTCCTTGGAAAGCCCGGAAATCGTGGTGTAGTCGATATCCACAGGCAAGCGCGTATCTTCGCTGGCACGCAGGCGGGCGATTTCGTCTTGTTGGCGGTCGATGTAACCGGCGTATTTGGTCTTGATCTCGACCTGCTCGGCAACTTGGGGATCAATTACGTCACCGCCGGTGGCTTCAATCAGCCCGGCGTAGTCGATTTCGGGACGCGCCAACAGGTTGAGCAAGCTGTACTCATGGCTCAGAGGGGTGCCGAACTTATCCACAATGGCTTGGCCTTGCGGGGTATTCGGCCGCACCCAAGTCGATTTCAGCCGCTGCTCCTCGCGCTCGATGCCATCGCGCTTGGCGCAGAAAGCAGCCCAGCGTTCATCGTCGATCAGGCCGAGCTCGCGGCCCTTCTCGGTCAGACGCAGGTCCGCGTTGTCTTCGCGCAGGATCAAGCGGTATTCGGCCCGGGAGGTGAACATGCGGTACGGCTCTTGGGTGCCCAGAGTAATCAGGTCATCGACGAGCACACCGATGTACGCCTCATCACGGCGTGGGCACCAGCTTTCTCGGCCTTGAGCACGCAATGCCGCGTTGGTACCGGCAAGCAAACCTTGAGCCCCGGCCTCTTCGTAACCGGTGGTGCCATTGATCTGGCCAGCAAAGAACAGGCCACCGATGACCTTGGTTTCAAGGCTGTACTTCAGATCACGCGGGTCAAAGTAGTCGTACTCGATCGCATAGCCCGGGCGGACGATGTGGGCGTTCTCCATGCCACGAATCGAACGCACCAGTTCCAGTTGCACGTCGAAAGGCAGAGATGTGGAGATACCGTTGGGGTAAAGCTCATGGGTGGTCAGGCCTTCCGGCTCAATGAACACCTGGTGGCTTTCCTTATCGGCAAAACGATGAATCTTGTCCTCGATCGACGGGCAATAACGTGGCCCGACGCCTTCGATGACCCCGGAGTACATCGGCGAACGGTCAAGGTTCGAGGCAATGATCTCGTGAGTGCGCGCATTGGTATGCGTGATCCAGCAACTCACCTGACGTGGGTGCATTTCAGCGTTGC
The genomic region above belongs to Pseudomonas sp. PSKL.D1 and contains:
- the rsmG gene encoding 16S rRNA (guanine(527)-N(7))-methyltransferase RsmG; its protein translation is MSSLVTPQHAEELSTGARQLDVELSAEQHEKLLGYLALLIKWNKAYNLTAVRDPDEMVSRHLLDSLSVMPFIHSDRQNWLDVGSGGGMPGIPLAILHPHKQVTVLDANGKKTRFLTQVKMELKLDNLTVIHSRVEAFQPSQPFSGIVSRAFSSMENFTNWTRHLGDTGTQWLAMKGLHPADELVALPADFTVESEQALTVPGCQGQRHLLILRRKA
- the mnmG gene encoding tRNA uridine-5-carboxymethylaminomethyl(34) synthesis enzyme MnmG produces the protein MDFPSRFEVIVIGGGHAGTEAALASARMGVKTLLLTHNVETLGHMSCNPAIGGIGKSHLVKEIDALGGAMALATDKSGIQFRILNNRKGPAVRATRAQADRAIYKAVVREILENQPNLWIFQQSCDDLIVEQDQVKGVVTQMGLRFFAESVVLTTGTFLGGLIHIGLQNHSGGRAGDPPSIALAHRMRELPLRVGRLKTGTPPRIDGRSVDFSVMTEQPGDTPIPVMSFMGNAEMHPRQVSCWITHTNARTHEIIASNLDRSPMYSGVIEGVGPRYCPSIEDKIHRFADKESHQVFIEPEGLTTHELYPNGISTSLPFDVQLELVRSIRGMENAHIVRPGYAIEYDYFDPRDLKYSLETKVIGGLFFAGQINGTTGYEEAGAQGLLAGTNAALRAQGRESWCPRRDEAYIGVLVDDLITLGTQEPYRMFTSRAEYRLILREDNADLRLTEKGRELGLIDDERWAAFCAKRDGIEREEQRLKSTWVRPNTPQGQAIVDKFGTPLSHEYSLLNLLARPEIDYAGLIEATGGDVIDPQVAEQVEIKTKYAGYIDRQQDEIARLRASEDTRLPVDIDYTTISGLSKEIQGKLGQTRPETLGQASRIPGVTPAAISLLLIHLKKRGAGRELEQSA